The genomic DNA AATTGCTGTCATGTCCGTCCCCTCTTTACCGATATCTATTTTTAGCAAAGTGTATCGTAACATACTTTCTTATCCTTTGCACTCATTTTAACCTACATATCTTTATTATGAAGGGAGCGCTATTTTATGATAAAAAGAGAAGGATAATTATGCGAAAAGTATTATGAGATATAAATTTTGTTTTTCTCTGATAATTTAGAAAAATATAAAAATAACTATTTTCAACGCTTTAGTAAGGAAAACCAGCAATATGAAACGTTTACAAAGGTTTATTTTTTAACAGAAAATTTTAATGAAATAGAAATATAAATATACAAAAAATATATTTGTGTGTATAATATGAATTATTAGAACATATATATATTTCTTTTTGTTTGAAAATGAAAGGGCTAACATTTTTGTGGAGGGTGGAAGTATGAAAAAAAAGATGCCAGTTTTTGTAGTATCAACAGTAGCGATGAGCATGATGTTAGGGGCATGTAGCTACCAAAAAGATGAGCCGCAAGCGAACGCAAAAGGGGATAGCGGGAAAAGCGGTGCGAAGCAAGTCATTAATCTAACAGAAGTGTCTGAAATTCCGACAATGGATACAACACTTGCCTCGGATGCTGCTTCTTCAAAAGTTATGAATAATACAATGGAAGGGCTATATCGACTTGGGAAAGGCGATAAGTTAGTTCCGGGGGTAGCGAAATCCCATACGAAATCTGAAGATGGTAAAAAATATACATTTAAATTGCGAGAAGACGCTAAATGGTCGAATGGTGATCCTGTAACAGCAAAAGATTTTGTATATGCATGGCAAAGAGCAGTTAACCCTGATACGGCAGCGAAATCAGGATATATTATGCTTGATGTGAAAAATGCAGAGAAAATTAATAAAAGAGAGCTATCACCGGATCAATTAGGTGTAAAAGCGATAGATGATTATACATTTGAAGTTGAATTGGATAATCCAGTTCCATATTTTCTTGATTTAACGGTGTACCCACTATTTTTCCCATTAAATGAGAAGTATATGAAAGAACAGGGAGAAAAATTTGGTTTGGAAGCAAATACAACTTTGTATAACGGTCCATTTGTATTAAATGAATGGAAACATGAACAAAGTTTCCGATTAAAGAAAAATCCAAGCTATTGGGATCAAAAAGAAGTGAAATTAGAAGAAGTTAATTTTAATGTTGTAAAAGATACAGGAGCAGCTGTTAATTTGTATAATACGAATGCGATTGACAGAGTTGGTTTATCTGCGGAATTAGTTGATAAGTATAAAGGGCAACAAGATTTTAAAACAATTAATGATCCAACTGTATTCTTCTTACGTTTTAATCAAAAAAATCCAGCTTTAGCTAACAAAAATATTCGTAAGGCTATTTCTAGTGCATACGATCGAGATGGTATTGGTGAGGTTATTTTAAACAACGGTTCTAAGGGAGCTTACGGTTTAGTACCATCTGATTTTGTTAAGGGACCAGATAAGCAGGATTTCAGAAAAGAAAATGGAAAACTTTCAAAAGTCGATGTGAAGGAAGCTAAAAAATTCTGGGAAGCAGGAAAGAAAGAATTAGGTAAAGATAAAATAGAAATAGAATTTTTAAACTTTGATAATGAAGAATCTAAGAAAATTGGTGAGTATGTAAAGGGAGAATTAGAAAAGAATTTACCGGGTCTAACAGTAACAATTAAGATGCAGCCATTTGCACAAAAATTAAAACTTGAAGATAGTGGACAGTTTGATATTTCATTTACTGGATGGGGACCTGATTTCCCTGATGCAATCACATTCCTTGATATGTTTATAACAGATGGTTCACAAAATAAAATGAGTTATTCTAATGCCCAGTATGATGACCTTATTAAAAAGGCAAAGCAAGAAGGTTCGGATGTAAAAGGACGTTGGAATGACCTGTTAAAAGCAGAAAAAATCTTATTTGAGGATGCAGCAATTGCACCAGTATTCCAACGTGGTAGATCTATATTAGAAAGAGAAACAATTAAAGATGTATATATCCACAAATATGGCGGCGAATTAAGCTTTAAGTGGGCATCTGTAGAAAAATAAAAAAAGCAGGCTAACCGCCTGCTTTTTTTAATACGTACGTTTCTTATAAATGCCTTTCCCGCCAACTTGATTCCAGCCGGATTGGACATCCAAGCTTTTATTAACAAACTTCATCTTTTCTTTTCCGCCAAAGAGTTTTTCACCGATGCTATTTGTAATGACACCAATCAATGCTGTTATTCCGATGATGAGGGCCGCAACAGTGACAAAATCAATAAAAAAAGCAATCATTTGCAAATTCCCCCTTTGCCTGTCTGTATTTTTATTGTATGAGATAAAAGATAATAAAGAAAGAAATGTCAGAAAAATAATTGATTTATTTTAGAAATCGTATAGACATGAATGAGAATGTTTGTTAAAATGAGAACAAATGTTCTTTTTAATTCTCACTTATATAGTCTTACATTTCTTAATTGATTTATCAGGAAAAGGTAAGAAAACGTTCTCTTTTTCATAGGAAAGATTATGAGAAAATAACTATATATCACATGAAAAATCTATGAAAAGCAAGCGTTAAGAGGGTTGGAGATTAGTGTTAAAGAACAGTTAATGTAAGTGTGGTCATGTTACATAGCAGTGGAATACACGGAAGAGTTTTCTCAATTAGAAGGAAATTTACTGTATATTTCTTGCAAAATCTATTGTATAATGATTATAGAAGTTACTTATTAAAAGTAATTGTTGTTTGCTAAAAGTTGTTGCTTACATGAAATGCGATTTTTGCACTTTGTTTTAAGACAAGGTATCGCAAAAAATTGCTGGATTTAGAAATTTAAACTGTAATTAGTACAGAATTTGTACTCTTTAAGGAGAGTGAGCTTTGTATGGTAACATTATATAGTTCTCCAAGCTGTACGTCTTGTAGAAAGGCGAAGTTATGGCTAGAGGAAAATCATATTCCTTATACAGAACGTAATATTTTCTCAGATCCATTAACAATTGAGGAAATTAAAGAGATTTTACGTATGACAGAAAGCGGAACGGATGAGATTATTTCTACTCGTTCGAAAGTTTTCCAAGAATTAAATGTAAACTTAGAGTCTTTACCACTTCAAGATTTATATAAGATGATTCGTGACTATCCAGGGATTTTACGTCGTCCAATTATGATTGACGAGAAACGCCTTCAAGTAGGTTACAATGAAGACGAAATCCGCCGCTTCTTACCCCGTACAGTAAGAACGTTCCAATTGCGTGAAGCACAGCGTCTTGTAAATTAATTATAATAATATGAAAACCTTCTACCTATTATATAGTAGAAGGTTTTTTTTAATGTTTCACATTGCGTAATCGAACTTGTTGAACGATAAAGCCGATGCATAAAATGGTGAAAATAAACAAGTACGGAATGCTTGCAGTGAAACTCGGGTTGTTATGAAAAAAGGTTGCAAGTCGGTCTTCATGTGTGACCATTTTTCCTGCTGTATAGGAGAGAATCGCTGCCCCGCAATAAATGAGGAATGGAAAGCGTTCCATAAGTATTAAAATGAGTTTGCTGCCCCAAATAATAATCGGGATAGAAATGAGTAAGCCGATTATTACGAGTGAAAATCTTCCGTGAGCTGCTCCTGCAATGGCAATAACGTTGTCAAATCCCATAACGAGATCCGCGAATACTATTGTACGCACAGCTTGAAATAAAGTTGTTTTTCCTTGAATAGAAGAAAGATCGTTGCTATTATCAGTTAGTAAATTTACTGCAATTAATGTAAGTAAAACGCCCCCGGTCAGTTGCAGAAATGGAATGTCGAGTAAATAGACAGCTAGTATAGTAAGGACAATTCTTAGTACGATTGCTAAAAGAGTACCGATCAAAATGGCTTTATTTCGCTTTGATTCAGGTAAATTTCGGCTAGCTAGTGCGATGACAATTGCGTTGTCACCACCTAATACAACATCGATACCGACAATCATTAGTACAGATGTTAAAAACTCTAAGTCCATTCGTCTGCCTCCATTTATGATGTTTTAATAAGCGAACTATATGTATGTTGTGAAGAGAGAGATTAAATAATCTTCTCTAATAACAGTTTCACTTTATTACAGTGTACGGGGGAAGGTGGAAATGTATGTCCAAATTTTTTATGAGTGAGAAATCGCTATAATGATATATTTGTGTAGATGGTCGAATAAAGATAGGCATATAACTATTTTTGTAAAATAAATCGATTTTATTTCCATTCTGGAGAATCTTATCATAAAATGAGAGTACAAGAATCTATTGATTTGTCATATGAGTGGGGAATCCCTTCATAACAATTCTAAGCAGGAAGGGAGAGTTGTATTTTGGATATTGAAAGAATTAATGACCATACGATGAAATTTTTTATTACGTACATTGATATAGAGGACAGAGGGTTTAATCGTGAAGAGATTTGGTACGACCGCGAACGAAGTGAAGAGCTCTTTTGGGAGATGATGGACGAAGCTCGTGATCATGATGATTTCTTTATTGATGGGCCGTTATGGATTCAAGTGCAAGCAGTCGATAAAGGGATTGAAGTACTTGTCACGAAAGCAGAGCTTTCAAAGGATGGACAAAAGTTAGAACTACCGATAGGTGTAGATAAAATTATAGACATTCCTCTAGATGAAGGTATTGAATCATTATTCCAGCAAGAATTAGTGGAAGAGGTAGAAGAACAAGCAGGAACAAACTTTAACGAAGATGGTACGTTTGGCTTTTTAATTAAGTTTAATGATTTTGAAGATGTCATTTCATTAAGTCATCGTCTTATCTTTGAGGATATAAAAGATGAGCTATATTCATTTGAGAACCGCTATTATGTATATGTGGAATTCGATGAAGTGCTACATGATGAAGAAGAAATTGATCGTATTTTAAGTATTGTTTTAGAATACGGAGAAGAATCAACTTTAACAATTCA from Bacillus basilensis includes the following:
- the spx gene encoding transcriptional regulator Spx, with translation MVTLYSSPSCTSCRKAKLWLEENHIPYTERNIFSDPLTIEEIKEILRMTESGTDEIISTRSKVFQELNVNLESLPLQDLYKMIRDYPGILRRPIMIDEKRLQVGYNEDEIRRFLPRTVRTFQLREAQRLVN
- a CDS encoding TerC family protein yields the protein MDLEFLTSVLMIVGIDVVLGGDNAIVIALASRNLPESKRNKAILIGTLLAIVLRIVLTILAVYLLDIPFLQLTGGVLLTLIAVNLLTDNSNDLSSIQGKTTLFQAVRTIVFADLVMGFDNVIAIAGAAHGRFSLVIIGLLISIPIIIWGSKLILILMERFPFLIYCGAAILSYTAGKMVTHEDRLATFFHNNPSFTASIPYLFIFTILCIGFIVQQVRLRNVKH
- the mecA gene encoding adaptor protein MecA, which produces MDIERINDHTMKFFITYIDIEDRGFNREEIWYDRERSEELFWEMMDEARDHDDFFIDGPLWIQVQAVDKGIEVLVTKAELSKDGQKLELPIGVDKIIDIPLDEGIESLFQQELVEEVEEQAGTNFNEDGTFGFLIKFNDFEDVISLSHRLIFEDIKDELYSFENRYYVYVEFDEVLHDEEEIDRILSIVLEYGEESTLTIHRVSEYGKQIVKEHALETIRNNFPAKT
- a CDS encoding peptide ABC transporter substrate-binding protein encodes the protein MKKKMPVFVVSTVAMSMMLGACSYQKDEPQANAKGDSGKSGAKQVINLTEVSEIPTMDTTLASDAASSKVMNNTMEGLYRLGKGDKLVPGVAKSHTKSEDGKKYTFKLREDAKWSNGDPVTAKDFVYAWQRAVNPDTAAKSGYIMLDVKNAEKINKRELSPDQLGVKAIDDYTFEVELDNPVPYFLDLTVYPLFFPLNEKYMKEQGEKFGLEANTTLYNGPFVLNEWKHEQSFRLKKNPSYWDQKEVKLEEVNFNVVKDTGAAVNLYNTNAIDRVGLSAELVDKYKGQQDFKTINDPTVFFLRFNQKNPALANKNIRKAISSAYDRDGIGEVILNNGSKGAYGLVPSDFVKGPDKQDFRKENGKLSKVDVKEAKKFWEAGKKELGKDKIEIEFLNFDNEESKKIGEYVKGELEKNLPGLTVTIKMQPFAQKLKLEDSGQFDISFTGWGPDFPDAITFLDMFITDGSQNKMSYSNAQYDDLIKKAKQEGSDVKGRWNDLLKAEKILFEDAAIAPVFQRGRSILERETIKDVYIHKYGGELSFKWASVEK